The following proteins are co-located in the Sulfitobacter guttiformis genome:
- a CDS encoding response regulator transcription factor — protein sequence MTKPLVSILDDEPEIRTLLSDVLQEAGFETMSFGRASAFEAALAKRTPDVCLVDLSLPDTDGLTLVHRLALEQGAIVIIISGRAQVQDRVTGLELGADDYISKPFDPTEVVARIRARLRGAKPSPRASNTASFKNWIAHFDRYVLEDESGIETPFSHAEGEVLRLFLDAPKRLISRAQMQEHLGGAASESFDRAMDVRISRLRTKLREDPKNPQLIKTIYGAGYIFLGDVVWI from the coding sequence ATGACCAAGCCCCTCGTCAGTATTTTAGACGACGAACCAGAAATCCGCACATTGCTGTCGGATGTCCTTCAGGAAGCAGGGTTTGAAACCATGAGCTTTGGTCGCGCCTCTGCATTCGAGGCTGCCTTGGCAAAGCGCACCCCTGATGTATGTTTGGTCGATCTCTCATTGCCTGACACCGACGGTCTGACGCTGGTGCACCGCCTCGCCCTCGAACAAGGCGCGATTGTCATCATCATCTCGGGGCGTGCGCAGGTACAGGACCGCGTCACGGGCCTAGAGCTTGGGGCAGATGATTATATCTCCAAACCATTTGATCCCACCGAAGTCGTCGCGCGGATCCGTGCCCGCCTGCGCGGCGCGAAACCAAGTCCCCGCGCCAGCAACACCGCAAGCTTCAAAAACTGGATAGCCCATTTCGACCGCTACGTCCTTGAAGACGAAAGCGGCATCGAAACTCCTTTCAGCCATGCGGAGGGCGAAGTCTTGCGACTGTTTCTCGATGCACCAAAACGCCTTATCAGCCGCGCCCAGATGCAAGAGCACCTTGGCGGTGCGGCATCAGAGAGTTTTGACCGCGCCATGGATGTCCGCATTTCGCGACTGCGCACAAAACTGCGCGAAGATCCCAAAAACCCGCAACTGATCAAAACGATCTACGGCGCAGGCTATATCTTTTTGGGCGATGTCGTCTGGATCTAG
- the fdhF gene encoding formate dehydrogenase subunit alpha → MADKVTFTLDGETVVAESGLTIWEVANGRGLKIPHLCHKPAPGYRPDGNCRACMVEIEGERTLAASCIREPADGMVVVTNNARAVSARKMVVELLMADQPQRDIAHDKSSHMWDMAEMNGIDGSRFPKLAEGRIPLLDDSHVAMSVNLDACISCGLCVRACREVQVNDVIGMSGRGHDSYPTFDMADPMGLSSCVACGECVQACPTGALMPATVVDEQQVGDSADFDREVESICPFCGVGCQISLKIKNDRVKYVEGINGPANEGRLCVKGRFGFDYIHHEHRLTKPLIRRADAPAKGLNVDPGNYLDFFREASWDEALDAAANGLRKIDGKGVAGFGSAKCTNEEAYLFQKIIRQGFGHNNVDHCTRLCHASSVSALLENVGSGAVSATFNEIENADVAIVIGANPTENHPVAATYFKQFTKRGGKLIVMDPRGQALKRYSSHMLQFRPGTDVSMLNAIMNVIVEEKLYDEQYIQAYTENWEAEKAHLKDFTPEKMAAICGIDSEMLRDVARTFAGAQSAMIFWGMGVSQHIHGTDNARCLISLALMTGQVGRPGAGLHPLRGQNNVQGASDAGMIPMFLPDYQSVTDEGVRSAFTDVWESGDFSAEKGLTVTEILDAVHSGDIRGMYILGENPAMSDPDVEHARDALAKLEHLVVQDIFITETANFADVILPASAFAEKSGTVTNTNRQVQMGRVAVPPPGDAREDWWIEVELAKKLGLNWSYESPADIFAEMKLNMKSLNNITWDRLEAQNAVTYPSLSPEDPGQAIVFTDGFPRVGGRARFTPASIIAPDDTPDAEYPMILTTGRQLEHWHTGSMTRRSNVLDGLEPEANCSLHPSTLRKLGVEAGDLVRLTTKRGSIEIMARMDRAVSPDMVFLPFAYVEAAANILTNPAVDPFGKIPEFKFSAVKVEAVGAVVAAQ, encoded by the coding sequence ATGGCAGATAAGGTCACATTCACCCTTGACGGCGAAACTGTTGTAGCTGAGTCAGGTCTGACGATCTGGGAAGTGGCTAATGGTCGCGGCCTGAAAATCCCGCATTTGTGCCATAAGCCTGCACCGGGCTATCGCCCTGATGGCAATTGCCGCGCCTGCATGGTCGAGATCGAGGGGGAGCGGACACTGGCCGCCTCATGTATCCGTGAACCTGCTGACGGTATGGTCGTGGTAACAAACAACGCCCGTGCGGTGAGCGCGCGCAAAATGGTTGTTGAGTTGTTGATGGCAGATCAGCCGCAGCGCGACATTGCCCACGATAAATCCAGTCACATGTGGGACATGGCTGAGATGAACGGCATCGACGGATCGCGGTTTCCCAAACTGGCAGAGGGGCGTATTCCCCTGCTTGATGACAGTCATGTGGCAATGAGTGTCAACCTTGACGCCTGTATTTCCTGCGGGTTGTGCGTGCGGGCCTGCCGCGAGGTTCAGGTCAATGATGTGATCGGCATGTCAGGGCGCGGGCATGACAGCTACCCGACTTTCGATATGGCGGACCCGATGGGGCTGTCGTCGTGTGTGGCGTGTGGCGAATGCGTGCAGGCCTGTCCGACAGGCGCGCTTATGCCTGCTACTGTAGTCGATGAACAGCAGGTCGGGGACAGCGCCGATTTCGACCGCGAGGTCGAGAGCATTTGCCCGTTTTGCGGTGTGGGGTGCCAGATTTCGCTTAAGATAAAAAACGATAGGGTTAAATATGTTGAGGGGATCAACGGCCCCGCGAATGAGGGGCGGCTGTGCGTCAAGGGGCGGTTCGGGTTTGATTACATTCACCACGAACACCGCCTCACCAAGCCACTGATCCGTCGCGCTGATGCGCCCGCCAAGGGCTTGAACGTCGACCCAGGCAACTATCTCGATTTCTTCCGCGAGGCGTCATGGGACGAGGCGCTGGACGCAGCGGCGAACGGGCTGCGTAAAATTGACGGCAAGGGTGTCGCGGGCTTTGGCTCTGCCAAGTGCACAAACGAGGAAGCCTATCTGTTCCAGAAGATAATCCGGCAGGGTTTTGGCCATAATAACGTCGATCACTGCACGCGGTTGTGCCATGCTTCCTCCGTTTCGGCGCTGTTGGAGAACGTAGGATCAGGCGCGGTGTCTGCGACCTTCAACGAGATCGAAAACGCTGATGTGGCAATTGTGATCGGGGCCAACCCGACAGAGAACCATCCCGTCGCCGCGACCTATTTCAAGCAATTCACCAAGCGCGGCGGCAAGCTCATTGTAATGGACCCGCGTGGTCAGGCGCTCAAACGCTATTCTTCGCATATGCTGCAATTCCGGCCCGGTACGGACGTCTCGATGCTAAACGCGATCATGAATGTCATCGTTGAGGAAAAGCTCTATGATGAGCAGTATATTCAAGCCTATACCGAGAATTGGGAGGCCGAAAAGGCGCACCTGAAAGATTTTACGCCCGAGAAGATGGCTGCGATCTGTGGTATTGACTCGGAGATGCTGCGCGACGTGGCGCGGACATTTGCGGGGGCACAGTCTGCGATGATCTTCTGGGGCATGGGCGTGAGCCAACATATTCACGGAACAGATAATGCGCGTTGTTTGATAAGCCTTGCGCTGATGACGGGTCAGGTCGGGCGCCCCGGTGCGGGCCTGCATCCGCTGCGTGGCCAGAACAATGTGCAAGGGGCATCTGATGCAGGAATGATCCCGATGTTTTTGCCGGACTATCAGTCGGTGACCGATGAGGGTGTGCGCTCTGCCTTTACGGACGTATGGGAGAGTGGTGATTTCAGCGCCGAAAAAGGACTGACAGTCACCGAGATTTTGGACGCGGTGCATAGCGGTGATATCAGGGGCATGTATATCCTTGGTGAAAACCCTGCGATGTCGGACCCTGATGTAGAGCACGCCCGCGATGCGTTGGCCAAGCTCGAGCATCTGGTAGTGCAAGACATTTTCATCACCGAAACCGCGAATTTCGCCGATGTGATCCTGCCAGCGAGCGCGTTTGCCGAAAAATCGGGAACTGTGACCAACACCAATCGTCAGGTCCAGATGGGCCGTGTCGCCGTGCCACCGCCCGGTGATGCGCGTGAGGACTGGTGGATCGAGGTGGAGCTGGCCAAGAAACTGGGCCTGAACTGGAGCTATGAATCCCCTGCGGATATTTTTGCCGAGATGAAGCTTAACATGAAGTCGTTGAACAACATTACATGGGATCGCCTTGAGGCACAAAACGCGGTGACCTATCCGTCGCTTAGTCCCGAAGATCCCGGTCAGGCGATTGTTTTTACCGATGGTTTCCCGCGTGTTGGTGGCCGTGCACGCTTCACCCCTGCAAGTATCATCGCGCCTGATGATACGCCCGATGCGGAATATCCAATGATTTTGACCACGGGAAGGCAGCTTGAGCATTGGCACACCGGCTCGATGACGCGGCGCTCTAATGTGTTGGACGGATTGGAGCCGGAAGCGAATTGTTCGCTGCATCCATCCACCCTGCGCAAGCTTGGTGTGGAAGCGGGGGACTTGGTGCGTTTGACGACCAAGCGTGGCAGTATTGAAATTATGGCGCGGATGGACCGTGCTGTATCGCCTGATATGGTGTTTCTGCCCTTTGCCTATGTGGAGGCTGCGGCAAATATTCTGACCAACCCCGCAGTTGATCCATTTGGAAAAATTCCGGAGTTCAAGTTCTCGGCTGTGAAGGTCGAGGCCGTGGGCGCGGTGGTTGCTGCGCAATAA